A stretch of bacterium DNA encodes these proteins:
- a CDS encoding DUF72 domain-containing protein, giving the protein MTGWERRRARAWFCRAPAVPEAGKILVGTAGWSYPDWKGVLYPPRPPRGFDPLVYLARYLDLVEINSTFYRPPTPRSSESWAKKISPFPKFRFTLKLYRGFTHDLKLSGTLETDAWDEGIAPLEAGGRVGAILAQFPYSFHRTAGSCSFLAALRDRFPDSPLVAEFRHGSWDSPETAELLAALGIGFCNIDQPRVSFSLGPSALATSPVGYVRLHGRNVREWFRPGAGRDRRYDYLYRGAELEEWEDRIRSLAGRTPEVYVVANNHFRAQAVCNALQIRSALDERRLKIPPLLLEAYPDLDTIAARP; this is encoded by the coding sequence GTGACCGGCTGGGAACGGCGCCGGGCGCGCGCCTGGTTCTGTCGGGCCCCCGCCGTGCCTGAAGCAGGGAAGATCCTGGTCGGCACCGCCGGGTGGTCCTACCCCGATTGGAAAGGCGTGCTCTACCCGCCGCGCCCGCCCCGGGGATTCGACCCCCTGGTCTACCTGGCCCGCTACCTCGACCTGGTCGAAATCAATTCGACTTTTTACCGACCGCCGACGCCGCGCAGTTCCGAATCCTGGGCGAAGAAGATTTCCCCGTTTCCCAAGTTCCGCTTCACGCTCAAGCTCTACCGGGGGTTCACCCACGATCTGAAACTCTCGGGCACTCTCGAAACCGACGCCTGGGACGAGGGGATCGCCCCCCTGGAGGCCGGGGGAAGGGTGGGGGCGATCCTGGCGCAGTTCCCCTACTCCTTTCATCGCACCGCCGGCTCCTGTTCTTTTCTGGCGGCGCTGCGGGACCGGTTCCCCGACAGCCCGCTGGTGGCAGAATTCAGGCACGGTTCCTGGGACTCCCCCGAAACCGCGGAGCTCCTGGCGGCCCTCGGGATCGGTTTCTGCAACATCGATCAGCCGAGGGTCTCGTTCTCCCTGGGGCCGAGCGCCCTGGCGACGTCCCCGGTGGGATACGTCCGGCTGCACGGGCGCAACGTCCGGGAGTGGTTCCGGCCCGGCGCCGGCCGCGACCGGCGCTACGATTATCTCTACCGGGGAGCGGAACTGGAGGAATGGGAAGACCGGATCCGGTCGCTGGCCGGCCGGACCCCGGAAGTTTACGTCGTCGCCAACAACCACTTCCGGGCCCAGGCGGTCTGCAACGCACTCCAGATCAGATCGGCCCTGGACGAGCGCCGGTTGAAAATACCTCCATTACTTCTTGAGGCTTACCCCGATCTGGATACAATAGCGGCCAGGCCATGA
- a CDS encoding SAM-dependent chlorinase/fluorinase, with amino-acid sequence MSAAEEGFGVAADRIITLLTDFGARDWFVGSMKGVILSREPRAKLVDITHEIAPGNVREGAFVLMNAWRWFPPGTLHLVVVDPGVGTSRPIIAARGAGHLFLGPDNGVLSWALEGISNPEVRRLDPGFAPPSAAPTFHGRDIFAPAAAALIGAGAFETCGPPSAPAERLDFPVPSRSGSEWTVEVLHIDRFGNVVTSFPAERLGELGPSPAVEGIPVPVRESYGFGEEGELMAVAGSAGFLELAVRGGSARDRLGTAPGARLVLSGPRRA; translated from the coding sequence GTGAGCGCGGCGGAAGAGGGCTTCGGCGTGGCCGCGGACAGGATCATCACCCTGCTGACCGATTTCGGCGCCCGCGACTGGTTCGTGGGCAGCATGAAGGGGGTGATCCTCTCGCGGGAGCCCCGGGCGAAGCTGGTGGACATCACCCACGAAATCGCCCCCGGCAACGTCCGGGAAGGGGCGTTCGTCCTCATGAACGCCTGGCGGTGGTTCCCGCCGGGGACGCTCCACCTGGTCGTGGTCGATCCCGGGGTGGGTACGTCCCGGCCGATTATCGCCGCCCGCGGCGCCGGCCACCTCTTCCTGGGGCCCGACAACGGGGTGCTCTCCTGGGCCCTGGAGGGGATTTCGAACCCGGAGGTCCGCCGGCTCGATCCCGGCTTCGCGCCGCCGTCGGCCGCGCCCACCTTTCACGGCCGGGACATTTTCGCTCCGGCGGCGGCCGCCCTGATCGGGGCGGGCGCCTTCGAGACCTGCGGCCCCCCGTCGGCTCCGGCGGAACGCCTGGACTTTCCCGTCCCCTCCCGTTCGGGTTCGGAGTGGACGGTGGAGGTGCTGCATATCGACCGTTTCGGGAACGTGGTCACTTCGTTTCCGGCGGAGCGCCTGGGGGAACTGGGTCCGTCCCCGGCGGTCGAAGGCATTCCGGTGCCGGTCCGGGAAAGTTACGGTTTCGGCGAAGAGGGGGAGTTGATGGCGGTGGCGGGGAGCGCCGGGTTCCTGGAACTGGCGGTTCGGGGAGGGAGCGCCCGTGACCGGCTGGGAACGGCGCCGGGCGCGCGCCTGGTTCTGTCGGGCCCCCGCCGTGCCTGA
- a CDS encoding Rid family detoxifying hydrolase, translating to MKESVATSAAPAAGGPYSQAVKAGDLIFVSGQIPLSPEGEPVGEGIEEETVRVLENLKAVLAAAGAGLEDVVKTTCFLKNMDDFAQFNRVYARFFPAPFPARACVEVSRLPKGALVEVSAIALRR from the coding sequence ATGAAAGAAAGCGTAGCCACATCCGCGGCCCCGGCGGCAGGCGGCCCTTATTCCCAGGCGGTCAAGGCCGGGGACCTGATCTTCGTTTCCGGGCAAATCCCCCTGAGCCCCGAAGGGGAGCCGGTCGGGGAGGGGATCGAGGAAGAAACGGTCCGGGTCCTGGAGAATCTGAAAGCGGTGCTGGCCGCCGCCGGCGCGGGCTTGGAAGACGTGGTCAAAACCACCTGTTTCCTGAAAAACATGGACGATTTCGCCCAGTTCAACCGGGTCTACGCCCGCTTTTTCCCGGCGCCGTTCCCGGCCCGGGCCTGCGTCGAGGTGTCCCGGCTGCCCAAGGGGGCGCTGGTGGAAGTGTCGGCGATCGCGCTGCGGCGGTGA